The bacterium nucleotide sequence CCGCAATTGCCACTTCACCGGCTTCGGCGGCCCCGGCATCTTGGTCAAGGGCAACCGCAACACCATCGAGTTCAACACCATCGGCTACCACAAGGACTCGCCCGAAACCGCGATCTCCTCCTCGGCTCTCTTCGGCGAGCCCAAGACCAATCAAGGCGCCGGCATCCTGCTCGGCGACGGAGCCAGCGAGAACCTGATCCAGAGCAACGACATCGTCGCCAACACCTTCAACGGCGTCGAGATCGGCCCCGGCGCCGGCCCCAACAACAAGATCGTTTACAATTACTTTTCCAAGAACAGCGGCCAAGCCATCAAGGTCGGTCCCAACCGCTATTCGACCAAGCGGCCCCAGATCACCAAGGTCGTCCAAGAGGGCGAGAACTTCATGATCAGCGGCGTCGCCGAAGCCAACGTCGAGCTCCAGATCTACACCATCGGCAAGGAACCGGGCGAAGTCGGGATGATCGTCGTGCCGCGGGTTCAGATTCCCCGCGACAATTTCACCATCGCCACCAAGAGCAAGGGCTTCATCCCCAACCAGACCAAGATCGCGGCCCTGGCCCACGGCATCGGCCGCAATTCCAGCGAATTCAGCTCGTCGATCGTCATTCCGGCGCCCAACGCCAGCAGCACCGCGCCGGTCGAGGCCGAGCCGGCGCCCAAGACCGAGTCGCCGGCCAAGGAAGAGCCGGTGGAAGGCGAAGGCGCGCCGGTCGAGGGCGAGGCCGACCAAGCCGTCGTCGATCCCGATACGCCGTCGCGCAGCATCGACAAGGCGCCGCCCAAGCCGGCCGGCCAACCCAAGCTTCCTGAAAAGCTTCCCGACGCTTCCGACACCGTCATCAACATCCAAGGGATGGGCGATGGCGGCCACGAGCCCGACGCCGGCGGCATGGGCGAAAAGAGCCCGCGCTTCGGCGGCCTGGGATTCTAAGTTCCTTTAATTCAATTGCAGAATGGACCGCGCCTCTTCGACCGAAGCGGCGCGCCGGCCCCGCTCTTGAAGCCGATGCAGCGCTTCGTCGACCAAGTCGCCGTTGGAGGCGGCCATCTCGCCGTTGGGCAAATAGAAGTTGTCTTCCAAGCCGACCCGCAGGTCACCACCCAGATCCAGGGCCTCTTCGATCAAGCGCCATTGGTCGCGGCCGATGCCGATGACTTCCCAATGCGAGCCTTTCGGGAGATTTTGGGCCATGCAGGCCAAATTGCCGGGCCGGGCCGGAATGCCGCCGAGCACGCCGAGGATCAGGCTGTAATGGGCCGGCGCCTTCAGCAAACCCATGTCGATGAAGGGCTCGGCGTTGGCAACGTGGCCGACGTCGAAGCATTCGAGCTCGGGCTTGGCTCCGGCCTGGTTGATCTGTTCGAGGCAGTATTGGATATCGCGGAAGGGATTGGCGAAGACGTGGTCGTGGTAGAAGGCCTTCTGCTTCCGGCTGTAAATGGCGTAATTCATCGAGCCCATATTGAGGGCGGCGATCTCGGGCCGGTGCTCGACGATATGGCGAGTCCGCTCCTGGATCGGCAGGCCGATGCCGCCGGAGGAGAAATTCAGCAGGACCGGGCAGCGCTTTCGGATCTCTTCCTTGATCTGGCCGAAAACCGCCGACTCCCAGCTGGGGCCGCCGTCGGGCCGGCGGGCGTGGATGTGGACCACCGCCGCCCCGGCTTCGTAGGCCCGGCGGGCCTCCTCGGCGATCTCCGCCGGCGAATAGGGAATCGCCGGGCAC carries:
- a CDS encoding right-handed parallel beta-helix repeat-containing protein, with amino-acid sequence MYGHKILKLLAFLLLLAAPASLRAEGGADFSQLFSEKVLTVSRGGDGLLPGTLRTALIQASGIRAQSGFTLVKIVFDPTIDRVRVTKGPLPEVSGSLTTIDCQTPQGRVLIEGVEENEAGVDPTIEVAGLKITSSGNVVRNCHFTGFGGPGILVKGNRNTIEFNTIGYHKDSPETAISSSALFGEPKTNQGAGILLGDGASENLIQSNDIVANTFNGVEIGPGAGPNNKIVYNYFSKNSGQAIKVGPNRYSTKRPQITKVVQEGENFMISGVAEANVELQIYTIGKEPGEVGMIVVPRVQIPRDNFTIATKSKGFIPNQTKIAALAHGIGRNSSEFSSSIVIPAPNASSTAPVEAEPAPKTESPAKEEPVEGEGAPVEGEADQAVVDPDTPSRSIDKAPPKPAGQPKLPEKLPDASDTVINIQGMGDGGHEPDAGGMGEKSPRFGGLGF
- a CDS encoding 3-keto-5-aminohexanoate cleavage protein translates to MSGDKVIVTCALTGVLARKEQCPAIPYSPAEIAEEARRAYEAGAAVVHIHARRPDGGPSWESAVFGQIKEEIRKRCPVLLNFSSGGIGLPIQERTRHIVEHRPEIAALNMGSMNYAIYSRKQKAFYHDHVFANPFRDIQYCLEQINQAGAKPELECFDVGHVANAEPFIDMGLLKAPAHYSLILGVLGGIPARPGNLACMAQNLPKGSHWEVIGIGRDQWRLIEEALDLGGDLRVGLEDNFYLPNGEMAASNGDLVDEALHRLQERGRRAASVEEARSILQLN